From the genome of Syntrophomonadaceae bacterium, one region includes:
- the ftsE gene encoding cell division ATP-binding protein FtsE, which translates to MIQMFNVSKVYGDNSYALKDISLSVEKGEFVFLMGPSGAGKSTFLKLLFREELPTRGQIMISGRSILRLKKSEICLLRRNMGVVFQDFRLLADRTAFENVAFAMEVLECSCKEVAQRVPQALQLVGLEGKEKAFPHQLSGGEQQRVAIARAIVNNPRILVADEPTGNLDQDTSWQIMELFSDIHKKGTTVVVATHNRQIVNSLRKRVIALDNGRMAKDERKGGYRLEA; encoded by the coding sequence TTGATTCAAATGTTTAACGTCAGCAAGGTATATGGTGATAACTCATATGCCCTTAAAGATATCAGCCTGTCTGTTGAAAAAGGAGAGTTTGTTTTCCTGATGGGGCCAAGCGGGGCCGGAAAATCCACTTTCCTCAAGCTCTTGTTCCGGGAAGAACTGCCAACGCGGGGACAGATCATGATTTCCGGCCGCAGTATTTTGCGGTTGAAAAAGTCGGAGATCTGCTTGCTGCGGCGCAATATGGGGGTAGTTTTTCAGGATTTCCGTCTGTTAGCTGACCGTACAGCCTTCGAAAACGTTGCTTTCGCCATGGAAGTCCTGGAATGCTCCTGCAAGGAGGTCGCCCAGCGGGTGCCGCAAGCCCTCCAGCTGGTAGGCCTGGAAGGAAAAGAGAAGGCATTTCCCCACCAGCTGTCAGGAGGGGAACAGCAGCGGGTGGCTATCGCCAGGGCTATTGTCAATAATCCGCGGATTTTGGTAGCGGATGAGCCGACCGGCAATCTTGACCAGGATACATCCTGGCAAATAATGGAGCTGTTCAGCGATATCCATAAGAAAGGAACCACAGTGGTTGTGGCAACCCATAACCGCCAGATCGTAAATTCCCTGCGGAAAAGGGTAATCGCCCTGGATAACGGCCGGATGGCAAAGGACGAGCGGAAAGGGGGATACCGCCTTGAAGCTTAG
- a CDS encoding transketolase family protein has product MKKIATRDAYGRTLVELGRENPDIVVLDADLSKSTKTVEFYKEFPHRFFNMGIAEQNLMGTAAGLAAAGKIPFVSTFAIFAAGRAFEQVRNTIVYPWLPVKIAATHAGVTVGEDGGSHQSIEDIALMRVLPGMRVLVPADAEETAQAIKTAAASPGPFYIRLGRAGVPQIYDSGYRFELGKASVLRQGDDAAVLACGVLVAKALQAAETLADQGIQVTVINISTIKPLDVKSVVEAARQTKAVVTAEEHSVIGGLGGAVAEVLGEHCPVPLERLGVEDTFGESGLPEELLEKYGLTAGGIVAKVERAIARKKAISLWGDSAF; this is encoded by the coding sequence GTGAAAAAGATTGCCACCAGGGATGCCTATGGCCGCACACTGGTAGAATTGGGCCGGGAAAACCCGGACATTGTCGTGTTGGACGCTGACCTGTCCAAGTCGACCAAAACCGTCGAGTTTTACAAAGAATTCCCGCACCGCTTTTTTAACATGGGGATTGCGGAGCAGAATCTGATGGGAACGGCAGCCGGCCTGGCTGCAGCCGGGAAAATACCCTTTGTCAGCACCTTTGCCATCTTTGCTGCAGGCCGGGCTTTTGAACAGGTGCGCAATACTATTGTTTATCCTTGGTTACCGGTTAAGATTGCCGCTACCCATGCCGGGGTCACTGTGGGAGAAGACGGCGGTTCCCACCAGTCCATAGAGGATATCGCTTTGATGCGGGTACTCCCTGGGATGAGAGTTCTGGTTCCTGCCGATGCCGAGGAGACAGCCCAGGCTATCAAGACGGCAGCAGCCAGTCCGGGTCCCTTCTATATCCGGCTAGGGCGGGCGGGTGTGCCGCAAATTTACGACTCCGGCTACCGGTTTGAACTGGGCAAAGCCAGTGTTTTGCGCCAGGGAGATGACGCTGCCGTTCTTGCCTGCGGGGTACTGGTGGCAAAGGCCTTGCAGGCGGCGGAAACACTGGCCGATCAAGGCATCCAGGTTACGGTGATAAATATTTCCACCATCAAACCCTTGGATGTAAAAAGTGTGGTGGAGGCTGCCCGGCAAACCAAGGCAGTGGTTACAGCAGAGGAGCACAGTGTAATTGGGGGCCTGGGCGGCGCTGTGGCTGAAGTCTTGGGGGAGCATTGTCCTGTCCCCTTGGAGCGGCTGGGAGTGGAGGATACCTTCGGAGAATCCGGTTTGCCGGAGGAATTGCTGGAAAAATATGGATTAACGGCTGGGGGAATTGTGGCTAAAGTGGAAAGGGCAATCGCCCGCAAGAAAGCCATATCTTTATGGGGAGATTCCGCGTTCTAA